From Anopheles darlingi chromosome 2, idAnoDarlMG_H_01, whole genome shotgun sequence, the proteins below share one genomic window:
- the LOC125959166 gene encoding larval cuticle protein 16/17-like codes for MQSIAGFCFLVLLTFAIVGTNGNPVGPVATPYILRYESNNAANEGYNFEYELSDEQRRQEAGTLRGAKNEEGNEVQVVVVQGRYSFVGDDGHTYWVEYSADENGYRTRMGTGEADTDRTLDLRRGKRSPSSPAAAAAAAAAASSDAQ; via the exons ATGCAGTCGATTGcagggttttgttttctggtgTTACTAACGTTCGCAATCGTCGGAACGAACGGCAATCCCGTTGGTCCTGTCGCTACGCCCTACATTTTGCGTTACGAGAGCAACAATGCAGCCAATGAAGGATACAACTTTGA ATACGAGCTGAGCGATGAGCAGCGACGCCAAGAGGCAGGAACGCTTCGAGGGGCCAAGAACGAGGAAGGCAACGAGGTGCAGGTCGTTGTCGTCCAAGGACGATACTCGTTcgttggcgatgatggtcaCACGTACTGGGTGGAGTATTCGGCCGATGAGAACGGATACCGCACCAGGATGGGCACCGGGGAGGCCGATACGGATCGCACGCTGGACCTGCGCCGAGGCAAACGATCAccttcatcaccagcagcggccgcagcagcagcagcagcagctagcagcgATGCTCAGTGA
- the LOC125959874 gene encoding endocuticle structural glycoprotein ABD-5-like: MKQFVVFASVCCVLLAGRVVLSAPAPQAPTGAKNANEVQTVRYNSENNGLDGYKFTYELSDGQIRSEVGTYRDVKDSEGKDVKALFVQGSYSFVGPDGQTYWVNYTADENGYHPKVGTGPTGGIQSGQDAPIA; the protein is encoded by the exons ATGAAGCAGTTCGTAGTGTTCGCTAGTGTGTGCTGTGTCCTGCTGGCAGGACGTGTCGTGCTATCGGCACCAGCTCCTCAGGCCCCGACCGGTGCCAAAAATGCGAACGAAGTGCAAACGGTGCGGTACAACAGCGAGAACAACGGGCTCGATGGTTACAAGTTTAC CTACGAGCTGAGCGATGGTCAGATCCGCTCGGAAGTCGGAACGTACCGTGATGTGAAGGATTCCGAGGGCAAGGACGTGAAGGCGCTGTTCGTGCAGGGTTCGTACTCGTTCGTCGGTCCGGACGGTCAGACGTACTGGGTCAACTACACCGCCGATGAGAACGGTTACCATCCGAAGGTCGGAACCGGCCCAACCGGTGGCATCCAATCGGGCCAGGATGCTCCGATTGCCTAA
- the LOC125959872 gene encoding uncharacterized protein LOC125959872, with protein sequence MLQVKLLRAPVSPVFLLDTNSYPAHVYHIVPSVPVTMDTVDNVEFNDDSTATVAANDLPTEELIRMIENKEVTVKSHRIVDTITLITAGGEFRLTLERSGDLEPVGIMPRTGNRGGLSGQDKLLLSLLGGGGHSKVRGIERLKN encoded by the exons ATGTTGCAGGTCAAGCTGCTCCGAGCGCCAGTTTCGCCAGTGTTTCTACTCGATACCAACAGCTACCCTGCGCACGTTTATCACATAGTTCCGAGCGTTCCGGTCACCATGGATACCGTGGATAATGTAGAGTTCAACGACGACAGcacggcgacggtggctgcGAACGATCTACCGACGGAGGAGCTGATCAGGATGATAGAAAACAA GGAAGTGACCGTCAAGAGCCATCGCATCGTGGACACCATCACGTTGATCACGGCAGGGGGCGAGTTCCGTCTAACGCTCGAGCGCTCCGGTGACTTGG AACCGGTTGGAATAATGCCGAGGACTGGCAACCGAGGAGGGTTAAGTGGCCAAGATAAACTCCTTCTGTCACtgctcggcggtggtggccacagcaAGGTGCGAGGCATCGAACGTCTTAAAAATTAA
- the LOC125959866 gene encoding uncharacterized protein LOC125959866: MERSGSVAMAVTFTGFLVLCCGPVLASPVRSGPSRIVREARPQFVFGGNGVFPSGPGIGVQTPIAGAHLGLTSGLTVNVGRQPAFGQPQQEQPQQQVPVQQAAVVPTATEQSPPSVESSPSVVVPPAKEEGLGTRIDGEAAPATTEILEDHPCYNYDPTAAQDAPADGTTTEHPCAGVGAGNKINPKQAALLSLVG; this comes from the exons ATGGAGCGTAGCGGTAGTGTAGCGATGGCAGTGACCTTTACCGGATTTctcgtgctgtgctgtgggcCCGTTTTGGCCAGTCCGGTGCGTTCCGGTCCGAGCAGAATTGTGCGTGAAGCACG ACCACAGTTTGTATTCGGCGGAAATGGTGTCTTTCCGAGTGGTCCCGGTATCGGAGTGCAGACACCGATCGCTGGCGCACATTTGGGTCTGACGTCGGGCCTAACGGTGAATGTCGGTCGTCAGCCAGCATTCGGCCAGCCACAACAggagcagccacagcagcaggttccagtgcaacaagcagcagtagtaccaaCCGCAACCGAGCAGTCGCCACCCAGCGTCGAGAGTAGTCCTTCGGTTGTTGTTCCTCCGGCAAAGGAGGAAGGTCTCGGTACGCGTATCGACGGTGAGGCGGCTCCGGCCACTACGGAGATACTCGAGGATCATCCGTGCTACAATTACGATCCGACAGCCGCCCAGGATGCGCCAGCGGATGGCACGACAACCGAACATCCgtgtgccggtgtcggtgctggtAACAAGATAAACCCGAAACAGGCGGCCCTCCTTTCACTCGTTGGATGA